TAAGTTTGGCCAAGCTCTTGAAAAGCTTATCGAAAAACTTGATTCCGGAGCGTCGAACTTGTTTGAAGGCGAGGCTATCAGAGAGTTTCGGGAGCTACACGCTAAAGGGCATTTTCCGGGCCTTGGGTATGTCAAGAAGCTCTCAATGAAGCATCATGTTGAAACTTTGGCAAATTATTTAGATTGAGTGGTTTTTTATGCCGAAAATGTGTTGCTCAGAGTGTTTTGGTGATCGTGGTCTCCGGAAAAATATTGTTCCTTCCTTGAGCCTGGATCGTGGAAAGTGTAACTTTTGTGGTGCGGCTGATGTTGATTTGGTTGATCCCGGCCAGCTAACTGATTTTTTTGAAATTCTCATTAGTGTTTACGAGCCATGTACCCGCCTTATTCACGAAGACGCTGACTGGGCGGCGTGAAGAGGCTGGCTGGCGGCGTCGCTCATCAGGATCGGCCTCTCCGACGCGAGAGGCCGCTGAGTAATGCCCGAACATGGCTTTCTTCCCGGTTTCTTATAGCTCTTGGGAATCCATTGCGACCGTCAAAGCAGCCGTGACCGCCGGCCGCTGCAGCGGTCGCTCGATTTCAGGTCCTGAAGCCGTCTCGCCGGGCGTCAACTCAGCGCCGTCAGCTTCGGCAGCCCCTTCAGCAACGTCGGCCACCACTTATCGGCGGCGGCACCCAGATGAAGGGTGATCCGCCGGGCATGCAGCTTCAGTGTGGCGGCGACCTTAAGCACCTGCTCGCGCATCCGACTCAGGCTCCAGCCTTGCCGAGTCTGCCGCTCCAGCAGGCAACGCAGACCATGCAGGACCTGGTAAGCATAGAGGCTGAGTAGCAGGCTCACCTCGTTACGCGCCATCACGTCCTGAACCGTGGAGGCGCCACGATCCGTCGACGAGAGGTGTACGTCGAGCGCTGATTTCACCTCGCCCATGTGCGCTTCGGCGCTACCGCGCTTGCGGTACAGTGCCAGGACCTTCTCCGGCGGCCAGTCGAACTTGTTGAGGTTGGTGACCAGGAAGAAGGCATGCAACAGCAGGTCATCGGGTCGCTCTTGCACGACCAGTACCACGCGCCGTGGTTCAGGCCAGGTGCCGGCCTGGTACTCCAGGTCATGACACCATTCCCGTGGCTGCTCGGGCGGCCGACCTCGGGGCCGCTTCAGGTACGGCGCCGCCAGTGTCTGCAGCCCCGTGTGACTGCGCAGCCGGCCCAGGTACTCGATGCCGCGATCTTCCAACGCCTCCAGCGTGTCGTTGTCGGTGAACCCGGCGTCGATACGCACCCGAACCTGGGCGCCGGTGCTTTCGTTGAGCCGCTTCACCAGGTGCGGGATCCAGGTATCGGCGTTCTCGGCCGGGCCGGCGTTGCCTTCGCGTAGTAGGCCGCCCACCATGTCACCGGTTTCGGCCAGCGAGGCGACCAGCGGCGAGTAGATGCGGACCCCGTAAAGGCCATGATAGGCCGAGCCACCTTGGTGACCGTGGACCTCGATCGGCAGGCCGTCGATGTCGAGGGTCAACTGCTTGGGTCGCTCGCCGTTCTTCAGCGAGGTCAGGCGCCAGACTACCAGTCGCAGCAGGCCTTCATGCACGGCATCGATGTTGTCGTTGCGTCCAAGGCAAGTCAGCAGCCGCGACAGCGTGGCTTGAGACGGCCGGTCCTGGGCCAGTGGCGTCATTCCACGCGCATCGCTGCAGGCCAGCTGCCAGAGGGGATCACGCCGCAACGTGTCGGTATCGCTGAGGTCGATCCAGCCCATCGCGCGCTGCAGCACCAGGGTTCGCAGCTGGCTGGCCAGCGAGTGGCGGATGCGTAGCGGGTGGCGTTGATCGACCAGATTGTCTTCGAGCGCCTCGATCACACCGCTGTTGTCGAGGGCTTCACGCAGCAGCAGAGCGCCGCTGTCACTGGTGGTGCGGTGGCCGCTCAGCTCGACACGGACGGAGCCGTTGCACGAGGGCGTCCAGGTAGCCCCCTCTGTCAGCCTAGTTGTCCAGTTGGCGATTTCGCCTGAACCAATATCAGAATGGGCGGCACAGGATGGTTTATGCCACGTTATTCCGAAGAGCGTAAGGCCGCGGTACTCAAAAAATTGTTACCGCCAGAAAGCCGCAGTGTGGCGTCGGTTGCCACCGAGGAAGGCATCGCGAACGCAACCCTGTATGGTTGGCTGAAAGCATGCCGACAACAAGGAGTGCCTGTGCCAGGCAAGCGTAAAACCGGGGATGAATGGACAGCTGACGCCAAGCTGGCCGTCGTGATCGAAACCGCCCCTCTGTCAGCGACCGAGCTGGGCGCCTATTGCCGCGAAAAAGGGCTGTATCCCGAGCAAGTGCAGCGCTGGAAGGAGGCGTGCCTTCAAGGGGCGGGCCAGCAGGAGGCGCAGGAAAAGGCGGCTCGGCAGCAGCGTAAAAAAGATCGTCAGACGATCAAGACCCTACAGTCGGAGCTCCAGAAAAAAGAGCACGTTCTGGCAGAGACAACGTCGTTACTGGTGCTCTCAAAAAAGCTCGAGGCCTTGTACGGGGAAGCCCCGGACAACGAGGACGACTGACGTCGCTGAACGAACGTACAAGGCTGTTGAAGGACTTTGACGAAGCGGTCGCCAGTGGTGCCGCCCGCTACAAGGCGGCAGAGCTGATGGGGCTCAGTCAGCGCACGTTGAAACGCTGGCGGTATGCCAGCGGCCAGGTGGCACCAGACCGGCGCCCACAAGCGGAGCGAGTGACACAGCCTCATCAGCTCACCCAGGCGGAGGAAACGGCCATGTTGACGCTATGCAGCGAACCCGAATATCAAAGCTTGCCGCCGTCACAGATCGTCCCGCGCCTGGCCGACCAGGGCCGCTATCTCGCCTCGGAGTCGTCATTTTATCGGGTACTGAAAAAGCATCGGCAGCTGAATCACCGTGGCCGGATGGCACCGGTCCGTCAGGTGACCCAGCCGACCAGTTTTACCGCGTCGGAGCCAAACCAGGTCTGGAGCTGGGACATCAGTTACTGTCCCTCTGCGGTTCGTGGCGAGCACTGGTACCTGTATCTGATCCTGGACGTGTATAGCCGCAAGATAATCGCCTGGGAAGTGCATGACAACGAGTCCGGTGAGCTGGCGAAGCGGTTGATGGAGCGTGCCCTGTTGCGTGAGCGCTGCTGGCACACGCCGCCGATACTGCACTCGGATAACGGCGCGCCCATGACCTCGTACACCCTGCGCGCCCGGCTGGCAGAACTGGGCATGTTGATGTCGCATAGCCGTCCTCGGGTCAGCAACGACAACCCTTACTCGGAGGCGTTGTTCCGTACGGTCAAGTACTGCCCGGCATGGCCAACAAAGGGCTTCACCTCGCTGGGTGCGGTGCGTCAATGGATGCTGACGTTCGAGCATGCCTATAACGAGCGACACCTTCATAGCGGTATCAACTTCGTGACGCCGGCCGACCGGCATCAAGGTAAAGATAAGCAACGTCTGCTCGATCGAAGAGCAGTCTATGAACGTGCCAAGCGTCAGAATCCCGGGCGCTGGTCAGGCGATATCCGGTGCTGGGAAGCCACTGGATCGGTATCGCTCAACCCAGGCAGGCCGCAGGAAATAGAGGGCAATAAAGAGGCTGCTTAGTGGCAGCCATATGGACAACTAGGTTGAAAACTACCGGTAGATAGGCTTTCACCCATAGCGGATGGCTCTCTTGGTTCAGGTTCTTGGCGGAACACATTGAATTTTCAAGAGAATACCATCCGCTATCTTCGTTTTCAGGCCGGCCTCATGAATAGGCCGGGATGTAATGATGGCAAAACCCTTGCTGAATGGATGAAAGAGGACTGGCAGCTCTTTTCTCACCCTCGCATGGACATTGCGCATGCTAAGGAGCTACTTGCCGAGATCTTTGATGATGGCGATATGGTTAGACGAAATTTTTCACCATCTGAATCTTACAGCAGCGAAGGGCTTGCTCAGTGGGAAACATTGAGGCACGAGCTGTTGCATAGGAACCGCTATTTTCTTGATGAAGAGCTTGACACCTATCGGCTAAAAGAACTTCTCGACCACCTCCTCGCCGATGACATACCGGATACTTGGTATCGGGCGCGTATCATGACCGATAAATCACCTTATTCACTTGAAGAAATGGGAGCTCCCCCCAATCATCTTGCCAACCATGGTCGCGCTAACCCTGTTGGTATTCCATACCTCTATCTTGGATCTCACCCCAAAACAGCCGTGTCAGAAGTGCGTCCTCATACAGGCGAAGTGGCATGTGTTGCAGAGTTCGAAATGCCAAGGCCCTTGGTAGCAGTTGATCTTCGCAACCCACGTAAACTTGTTTCCCCATTTGTCCTTGCCGATGCAGGTGCGATCGGACAACTACGCGCTGACATTCCTTTCTTGGAGAGACTTGGCGAAGAGCTAACCCGTCCAGTTCTTCCTCGAAGTGCTGCGATTGACTACATACCAAGCCAATATTTATGTGAGTTTATTAAAAAGAATGGCTATGACGGCGTAGTGTATCGTAGCTCGGTTCATGATGGTATGAATCTCGCATTATTCAATCCGGAAAAAGCCATGGCTAGGTCAGTATCAACCTACGAAATTAGCCGTGTAACAGTAGATGCTGATGTCATGTAGTGTGACTCGGCTTTACTGATTCTCAAAGCGTATAGGCATTGTGACTGCGGGGGCCTGTAAGGGCTGTTGCCTGTCTAGGCACAGCTAACGTTCTGTCTTGATAGGTACACCACCGGTACACACACCAGCTTCGTGTGCTATCCTCAATCTTCGCTAAGCTACTGATTCCAAAGAACTGTACCTTTCGCTTGATTACGGTTGCTTTTCCTTGTGCGTCAGTAACTTATTGTTTTAAAAGCGAACTCATAATCCCTTGGTCGGCGGTTCAAGTCCGCCTGGGCTTATGAGTCCTTGCCTTCTTGTTAAGCCTCTCCGCTTGTGCATACCGGTTTGGCTAAACGCTGAGGTAGGGCTTTTAGCCCTGTGCGACGGCCTGTTCCAGGCCGGCCGAGACCAGAATGAAGAGCACAAATCCGCCGGTGAACGCCAGCGGCGATATTCGGGTATCGGCCCGGGTTTCGTGAGCTTCGGCGATCATCTCTTCGATGGTGGCTACCGTCAGCAGCCCGGCGGTGAAGGTTAAGGCCGCCAGCTGAAAGCTTTTCGGCTGATGTCTGAGGACAAAATAAGCCAAGAGGGCAGCGGCAAGCACGGGAATAATGAAAAAGGCGAGCAGGAGCAACCGCTTGGGCCGGGGGATGGCCTTGTCTTTCATGTTGGCGATAGTGGCAAAGCCTTCGGGAACGTCGGCGAGTACCTGGCCCGCTGCCAGTATCAGGGCCATGGAGGGCGCGATGGCGGAGCCTGCGCCGATCAACAGGCCGTCGCTGAACAGATCGACAGAGACAGCGATATAGATCATCCACACGCTGGTTTGAGCGCCCGCGCCTCGGTTTTCCTGGACGCTGTCTACCAGTTTTTCCAGACCGACGTAGGCAAGGCCGCCCAGGGCGAAGGCTGCGGCGATCAGCCAGGCCGGAAGCGTTGTCAGCACGGGTGGCATGATTTCTACCGCCACTACGGCCATCACCAGGCCGGCCGCGCCATGCAGGGCGTAATTGAGGTGGCGCCCGGTAGCTCTGCAGACCTCTGCTGCAAGGCCGCCGCTGATATTGCCAAGGGCAGGCATTAATGCCAGTCCTACTACCAGCCAGATGCTATCTGTCAACATGGCAGTTTCAGCTTTTTGCTGTGGCGTTTTAATGGGTGGCGAGGTGCCGGGGTTGGCCCGGCACTGTTCTCGTGGGCCAACCTAAAGCTGCGTAGCTTTATTGGCTGCTGGGCGTGCGTTCTATCGTCTATTTATCGTCTACGGGCTTGAGAGGGTCCCAGTTCTTGCGCGTAGCAAGAAACTCCGGGCGCGGCTTGTTACCGCAGTAGGGGTCGTGAAGCGTATTCTCCACGCTGTTGTAGACGAAGAAGAGGTTACTCCTTGGCCAGCAGGACATGTTGGTATTGGAGCCGTGAAGCGTGTTGCATTCGAACATCACAAGCGAGCCCGATGCGCCCTTGGGTGCCTCGATACTGTTTTCCATCATCAGCTGCTTGAGGCTGGCCGCGTCCGGCACGCCGATTTCCTGGCTTTTCAACGACGCCTTGTAGTTGTTCTCCGGCGTACGCCCTACGCAGGGAATAAAATACTTGTGGGAGCCGGGGATCAGCATCAGCGGACCGTTGAACTCGCCGTTGTCCGTCAGAATGATCGAGCAGCTCAAGGAGCGCATGCGCGGCATGCCGTCTTCGCTGTGCCAGGTCTCGAAGTCGGAATGCCAGTCAAAGCCTTTACCCTTGAAGCCCGGCTTGTAGTTAATGCGCGACTGGTGAATATACACGTCGCTGCCCAGGATTTGCTGCACCATGGCCAGAAGCCGCGGGTCGCGTGTCAGCCGGCTAAAGCGCTCGGAGAGGTCATGGATGCCGAAAATGGAGCGAATTTCCTCCTTGCCCGGCTCCAGGATGGTCCCTTCCGAAAGCTTCAGGTCTTCATCATCCTCGTAATCGCGCAGCTCCTGGATAAAGGCCTGCATGTCGTCTTCGTTAAAGAAGTTTTCGAAGGATAGAAACCCCTTTCTGTCGAACTCATCCAGCTCTTCGGTGCTCAGTGGCCCGTTTGCGCGCTGTTTTTCATCGCTGTGGACAACAGGATCAATGCGCTCAAACATGCCCAGCTTGCGTTCCAAACGGGTCGGAAAAAGATCTTGCGTATCTCGCATGGTTACTTCCTCCTAGTTTGATTAGCCAGGTAAAGCTAACCCAGTGGTCGTCACATATTCAACTACTTGTTGATCCCGGTGGGTTGATATACTGCTTAAAGCGTGACGTGCAGGGTGCGTATCCCGTGGCAGGTCGCTCGGGCACTACTCGTCTGAACTCGGCTGAAGGTGCCGCTTTCTTTCATGTCGGGTTTAACGTATGGGGTGAGGCTGCCTCAAGTTTCAGGCGCAATGCCATGGTCAATTGAGCCGCTGTGGCAATAGGCTTCCGTGCCCGAGATGCCTTTGAGCATGGGTCGAGCAGTGGGCAGGGCCGGAACGGAAAAGCGCATTGCGTTCCGGGCGACCTGCCCTCGCGCTACTATAGGTACGAAGCGTATCGTGTTAACTGACCGCAGCACGCCGCAAGGAGGCCTGAATGCTTCGCTTTCTGCACACCGCCGACTGGCAGATCGGCCGACAGTATGCCCGCTTCGAGGTCGAGGATGCCGCCGCCCTGGCGGAGGCCCGCTTCACCGCGGTGGAGCGCCTGGCCGGGCTGGCGACGGAGGAGCAGGTCAGCGCCGTGCTGGTCGCCGGCGATATCTTCGATGCCCAGGGCCTGAGCAACCGCACCCTGCACCGCACGTTTCAGGCCATGAGCGGCTTTGCCGGCCCCTGGGTGCTGCTCCCCGGCAACCACGATGCCGCCCTGGCCGAAAGCATCTGGAGCCGGGCGCAGCGCATTGGCGCCGTACCGGACAACGTCCATGTGCTCACCCGGCCCGAGCCGCTGCGGCTGGACGCGATCGGCGCCGCTATCCTCCCCGCGCCGCTGACCCAGCGGCAAACCCACGAAGACTTGACCGCCTGGTTTGACGACGCCGCCACGCCCGACGGCCTGGTACGCATCGGACTGGCCCACGGCAGCGTTGAAGGCCAGCTGCCCGAATCGGCGGATTCGCCCAACCCCATCGCCGCCGACCGCGCCGCCACGGCAAGGCTGGACTACCTGGCCCTGGGTGACTGGCACGGCCTCAAGCAGGTCGACGCGCGCACCTGGTACAGCGGCACGCCGGAGCAGGAACGCTTCAAGAACAACGGCGCCGGCCAGGCGCTGCTGGTGGAAATTGACCGCCCCGGCGCCGTGCCGCGGGTCGAGGCCCGGGCGACAGGGCAGTACGGCTGGTATCAGTGGCGCCGCCGCCTGGCTGTGGCCTCGGACCTCGACGCCCTGCTGGAGGAGCTGGCGGCACTGCCCGCGATGTCGGTGATCGACCTGACGCTTGCCGGCGAGCTGGACCTGGCCGGCAAGCAGCACCTGGATCAGGCCTTGAGCGCCGCTGCCGGCCGCCACCGCAGCCTTCAGGTCGACACCGCCGAGCTGGCGCTTTCGCCCACGGCGGAAGACCTCGCCGATCTCCACGCCGACGGCTACGTGGGCCATGTGATCCGCGAGCTTCAGGAGCAGCAGACAGGGGACGGCGAAGGCGCCGATACCGCTCGCCGGGCGCTGGGCATTCTTGCCGGCCTGCTGCGGGAACGGCCGTCCGCCAAGGAGAGCTCCTCATGAAGCTGACGCGCTTGTATATCAACCAGTTCCAGCAGTTTCGCACGCCGCTGGACGTCACCGGCCTCGAGGCCGGCCTCAACCTTTTTGTCGGCCCCAACGAGTCGGGCAAGAGCACCCTGGTGCGCGCCATTCGCGCCGCTTTTTTCGAGCGCCATAAAACCGGCAGCGTGACCGAGCTGCAGCCCTGGGGGGACAGCTCCGCCGGCCCCGAAATCCAGCTGGAGTTTGACTGGCAGGGCAGCCGCTGGACCCTGAACAAGCGCTTTTTGCAAAGCAAACGCTGCGACCTTCAGGGCGGCGGAGAGCACTACCGCGGCGACGAGGCCGACGACCGCCTGGCCGAGCTGCTGGGCTACGAGTTTCCCGGCCGCGGCGCGAGCAAGGCCGAGCACTGGGGCATTCCCGGTCTGCTATGGGTGGAGCAGGGCGCGGTTCAGGAGATGCGCGAACCCGTGGGTCACGCCGGCGAGCACTTGCAGGCGGCGCTGAGCCGCAACCTGAGCGAGGCCCTGGGCGACGTTGCCAGCACCGGCGGCGATGCGCTGATCGCCCGAGTGGAACAGGAGCGCGGCAAGCTGCTGACCGCCACCGGCCGCAGCACCGGCGAGCTCAAACAGGCCGAGCAGGAAAGCGCAAGGCTGGCCGCCGAGCAGGACAGGCTCGACAGCCAGGTAGACGAGTACCGCGAGCTGGTGGATCGCCTCGGCGAGCTTCAGCGCCAGCAGCGAGAGATCGACGCCGCCCGACCCTGGGAGGCGCAGCAGGCCAGGGCGGAAAAGGCCCGACAAGCGCTGGACGCCGTTCAGGCCCAGCAGCAGCGTCAGGCGCAGGAGCGCAGCGAGCTCGACGCCTGCCGGCGCAGCCAGCAGCTTTATCGCCAGCAGCTGCAGGATATGGAAGACCAGGCCCGGCAGCTGGCAAGGCGCGAAGAGGAAAAGGCCCGGGCCCAGCAGCAGCGGGAGCAGCACCGGGCCAACGACGGCGGCATTCGCCAGCGCCTGGAAGATGCCAAGGCCGACTATGCCCGAGCGGAAGAGGCCCTAGCGAGCGCCCGCCAGCACGCGCGCCGGCAAGCGCTGCAGGCAGAGCAGGAGCGGCTGCGCGAGCAGAGCAGCCGGCTTGGCGCGACCCTGGCGGATGCCCGGCGCCTGCGCGATACGCTGCAGCAGCTGAGCGAGCAGCATCAGGCCATCCGCATCGACGACGAAGCGCTGCGTCAGCTGCAGCGCACCGAAGACGAGCGGGAGAAACTCGGCATTCAGCAGCAGGCGCTCGCCACCCGGCTGGCCTATCGGCTGGAAGATGGCCAGCAGCTGATGCTCGGCGATCAGCCGCTAAGCGGCGAAGGCGAGAAAGAGCTGTTGGCGGCTGCCGAGCTGCGCATTCCCGGCGTGGGCACGCTGACCGTCACCCCCGGCGGCAGCGACGTGGCCGAGCTTTCGCGCCGGCAGCAGCGTCACGCCGCGGACCGCGATGCCCTGCTGCATGAGCTGGGAGCGGCGAGCCTGGCCGATGCCGGGGCCCGGGCCAGAAAGGCCGACGAGCTGAACCGCCGCATGGAGCGCGAGCGCGCCGAGCTCAAGGGCCTGGCGCCCCAGGGGCTGGATGCCCTGGAAAGCGAGCAGCGCCTGGCCGAGCAGCGCCAGAAGCAGCTGGCCGACGAGCTGACCCAGCTTTCCGACGCGCCCCGGGCCGCTGCCCCTCTCGATGAAGCGCAGGCGCAGGCCGCCCTAGCCAACGCCGGTGAGCAGCTCAAGGCCGCCGAGCACGCCGAGCAGGCGCACCGCCAGGCGCTTGGCCTGGCGCAGCAGGCGCTGGCGACCGCCGAGGCCGAATGGCAAAGCCTGCACGACGAGCTCAACGCCCCGGACCGCCAGCAGCGCCAGCAGCAGGCCCGGGACGCGCTGACCGACCTCCACGCCCAGGACGAGCGCCTGCAGGCCTCGCTCGAGCGGCGCCAGAGCGAGATCGAGGCCGCCAACCCCGAATTGCTGGAGCAGGACCTGGAGCGCTTCACCCGCGCGGCAGAGGCCCAGCTGCAGCAGGCTCGGGGACGGGAACGCGAGGTTCACGACCTGCAGATTCGTCTGGATACCCAGGGCGCCCAGGGGCTGGACGAGCAGCGTGACGACGCCCGTCGCCAGCAGCAGCAAATACAGCGCCGCCGGGATGAGCTAAGCCGCCGCGCCGAGGCCCTGGACCTGCTGCTGACCCGGCTCAAGCAGCAGCGCCAGACAGTGACCCGCCGCCTGCAGGCGCCGCTGCAGAAACACCTGGGCCGCTATCTGAAGCTATTGTTCCCCGGCGCCGAGCTCACCGTGGATGAAGACCTCAAGCCCGAGGCCCTGATCCGCGACGGCACCGGCGGCGAAGAGCGGGGCTCACTGGAGGCGCTGAGCTTTGGCGCTCGGGAGCAAATGGGCCTGATTACCCGCCTGGCCTACGCCGACCTGCTCAAGGAAGCCGGCCGGCCCACCCTGATCATCCTTGACGATGCTCTGGTGCACTGCGACCGGGCGCGGCGCGAACAGATGAAGCGTATCCTTTTCGACGCCGCCCGGCGCCATCAGGTGCTGCTGTTCACCTGCCATCCGGAAAACTGGCAGGACCTGGGCGTGGCCCCCCGGGAGATGCAAGCGCTCAAGACCGCCGGCAGCACCGCCGACATGCTGGCGCCCCAGGCCGGCGGCGATGCGCCCCGGCCGGGCGTCACCGCCCGCCATGAATAAAATTAAAGTTCATCATGAGAAACTTCAGCTTGCTTCATGCAGCCCCGGTTTCGATAATCCATCGTTGATTTGCCGCGGACGCCTCAGCTGGCGGATGCCTTGGATTCATGCCTTTGGAACCAGGACGGTCATTCTCGATGAACAACGATTTTGCATTTTCCGTCAAGCGGATTCGCTTCGATGAGAACTATCGCCCGGCGGACACTACCCGCATCACCACCAACTTTGCCAACCTGGCCCGGGGGGAGATGCGCGAAGAGAACCTGCGCAACACCCTGCGGATGATCAACAACCGCTTCAACGCCATGGCCGACTGGGACAATCCCAATGGCGACCGCTATGGCGTGGAGCTGGATATCGTCTCGGTGGAAATGGCCGTGGACGCCGCCGCCCGCGACGAGGCCTTGCCGCTCATCGAGATTTTGCAGACCCACATTGTGGACAAGGCCACCAACCAAAGAGTGGAAGGTATCGCGGGGAACAACTTCTCTTCCTACGTGCGCGATTACGACTTCAGCGTGGTGCTCAAAGAGCACAACCGGGGCCGGGAGTCGTTCAGCGTGCCGGAAGACTTCGGCGTGCTGCACGGCCAGCTGTTCCGGGCCTTTCTGCACTCCGACGCCTACCGGGAAAACTTCGCCAAGCCGCCGGTGATCTGCATCAGCGTTTCCAGCACCAGAACCTACTACCGCACGGACAACGTCCACCCGGTGCTGGGCGTGGAGTACCGCAAGGAAGAAAGCTCCCTGACCGATGCCTACTTCCACGAGATGGGCCTGCGGGTGCGCTACTTCATGCCGCCGGGCAGCGTGGCGCCGCTGGCCTTCTACTTCATGGGCGATCTGCTCGGCGACTACACCAATCTGGAGCTGATCAGCACCATCAGCACCATGGACTCCTTCCAGAAGATCTACCGCCCGGAAATCTACAACGCCAACGCGGCGGCGGGTCAAGTCTATCGGCCGAGTCTGGAGGAGCCGGACTACTCCCTGACCCGCATCGTCTACGACCGCGAAGAGCGCACCCGGCTGGCCAGCGAGCAGGGGCAGTTCGTGGAAGAGCATTTCATCAAGCCCAACCGCCAGGTGCTCGAACAGTGGACCGCCCGCCAGGCGTCCTGATTTCCGTCTTACGAGGTTTTTATCATGGCAAGATTGTTACCCACGTCCACCGCCGGCAGCCTGCCCAAACCTTCCTGGCTGGCCGAGCCCGAGGTGCTGTGGTCGCCCTGGAAGCTGGAAGGCGAAGGGCTGGCGGAAGGCAAGCGGGACGCCCTGCGCCTGGCCCTGCACGAGCAGCGCCACGCCGGCATCGACATCGCAAGCGACGGCGAGCAGTCGCGCCAGCACTTTGTCACCACCTTTATCGAGCACCTGAGCGGCGTGGATTTCAACCAGCGCGAAACCGTGCGCATCCGCGACCGCTACGAAGCCAGCGTGCCCTCGGTGGTGGGTGAGGTCTCCCGCCAAAAGCCGGTGTTTGTGGAAGACGCCAGGTTCCTGCGCGGGCAAACCGACCAGCCCATCAAGTGGGCGCTGCCCGGCCCCATGACCATGGTGGACACCCTGTACGACGGCCACTACAAAAGCCGCGAGAAGCTGGCCTGGGAGTTTGCCAAGGCGCTGAACGAAGAAGCCCGGGAGCTGGAAGCCGCGGGCGTGGATATCATCCAGTTCGACGAGCCGGCGTTCAACGTCTTCTTCGACGAGGTCAACGACTGGGGCATCGCCACCCTGGAAAAGGCCATCGACGGCCTCACGTGCGAGACCGCCGTGCACATCTGCTACGGCTACGGCATCAAGGCCAACACCGACTGGAAAAAAACGCTGGGCTCCGAGTGGCGCCAGTACGAAGAAGTCTTTCCCAGGCTGCAAAAGTCCAACATCGACATCGTCTCGCTGGAGTGCCAGAACGCTCGCGTGCCCATGGAGCTCATCGAGCTTATCCGCGGCAAGAAGGTGATGGTGGGCGCGATTGACGTCGCCACCCAGGAGATCGAAACGCCGGAAGAGGTCGCCGCCACCCTGCGCAAGGCGCTTCAGTTTGTCGACGCCGAGAACCTCTATCCCTCCACCAACTGCGGCATGGCCCCGCTGCCGCGCCACGTTGCCCGGGGCAAGATGCAGGCGCTTGCCGCCGGCGCGGCCATCGTGCGCAAGGAGGTCGAAGGTTAAACAAGCCTCCAGGACGGGGCCTCAGGCCCCCGCAAGCGGACGCTGCGGGGGTTTTTGTGTGTCTGGCTTCCCTGCACGCACCCGCGGCGCTGTGTATCATATTGCCCTTTTGTCATTTTTTGCGCGGGCGTCACGCCGCGCGGCCAATGGAGAGGGGTAGCACAGTGGATACCGAGAGCCATTCGCAGCTGGCGGGGTTTATCTGGGCCGTGGCGGATCTGCTGCGCGGCGACTTCAAGCAGTCCCAGTACGGCCGTATCATTCTGCCGCTGACGCTGCTGCGCCGGCTGGAATGCGTGCTGGAGCCCACCAAGTCGCAGGTGGTCCAGGCCGCCGAGACGCACCGCAACAAGGCCGATGCGGTGCGCGACAAGCTGCTGCGCAACGCCGCCGGCCAGCCGTTTTTCAACGCCAGCCCGCTGACGCTGGGCACGCTTTCCGCCACCCAGACCGCCGACGACCTGATGAGCTACGTGCGCGCCTTCAGCGCCGACGCCCGGGAGATCTTCGAGCACTTC
This DNA window, taken from Halomonas piscis, encodes the following:
- a CDS encoding metallophosphoesterase family protein — protein: MLRFLHTADWQIGRQYARFEVEDAAALAEARFTAVERLAGLATEEQVSAVLVAGDIFDAQGLSNRTLHRTFQAMSGFAGPWVLLPGNHDAALAESIWSRAQRIGAVPDNVHVLTRPEPLRLDAIGAAILPAPLTQRQTHEDLTAWFDDAATPDGLVRIGLAHGSVEGQLPESADSPNPIAADRAATARLDYLALGDWHGLKQVDARTWYSGTPEQERFKNNGAGQALLVEIDRPGAVPRVEARATGQYGWYQWRRRLAVASDLDALLEELAALPAMSVIDLTLAGELDLAGKQHLDQALSAAAGRHRSLQVDTAELALSPTAEDLADLHADGYVGHVIRELQEQQTGDGEGADTARRALGILAGLLRERPSAKESSS
- a CDS encoding AAA family ATPase produces the protein MKLTRLYINQFQQFRTPLDVTGLEAGLNLFVGPNESGKSTLVRAIRAAFFERHKTGSVTELQPWGDSSAGPEIQLEFDWQGSRWTLNKRFLQSKRCDLQGGGEHYRGDEADDRLAELLGYEFPGRGASKAEHWGIPGLLWVEQGAVQEMREPVGHAGEHLQAALSRNLSEALGDVASTGGDALIARVEQERGKLLTATGRSTGELKQAEQESARLAAEQDRLDSQVDEYRELVDRLGELQRQQREIDAARPWEAQQARAEKARQALDAVQAQQQRQAQERSELDACRRSQQLYRQQLQDMEDQARQLARREEEKARAQQQREQHRANDGGIRQRLEDAKADYARAEEALASARQHARRQALQAEQERLREQSSRLGATLADARRLRDTLQQLSEQHQAIRIDDEALRQLQRTEDEREKLGIQQQALATRLAYRLEDGQQLMLGDQPLSGEGEKELLAAAELRIPGVGTLTVTPGGSDVAELSRRQQRHAADRDALLHELGAASLADAGARARKADELNRRMERERAELKGLAPQGLDALESEQRLAEQRQKQLADELTQLSDAPRAAAPLDEAQAQAALANAGEQLKAAEHAEQAHRQALGLAQQALATAEAEWQSLHDELNAPDRQQRQQQARDALTDLHAQDERLQASLERRQSEIEAANPELLEQDLERFTRAAEAQLQQARGREREVHDLQIRLDTQGAQGLDEQRDDARRQQQQIQRRRDELSRRAEALDLLLTRLKQQRQTVTRRLQAPLQKHLGRYLKLLFPGAELTVDEDLKPEALIRDGTGGEERGSLEALSFGAREQMGLITRLAYADLLKEAGRPTLIILDDALVHCDRARREQMKRILFDAARRHQVLLFTCHPENWQDLGVAPREMQALKTAGSTADMLAPQAGGDAPRPGVTARHE
- a CDS encoding DUF1852 domain-containing protein, with product MNNDFAFSVKRIRFDENYRPADTTRITTNFANLARGEMREENLRNTLRMINNRFNAMADWDNPNGDRYGVELDIVSVEMAVDAAARDEALPLIEILQTHIVDKATNQRVEGIAGNNFSSYVRDYDFSVVLKEHNRGRESFSVPEDFGVLHGQLFRAFLHSDAYRENFAKPPVICISVSSTRTYYRTDNVHPVLGVEYRKEESSLTDAYFHEMGLRVRYFMPPGSVAPLAFYFMGDLLGDYTNLELISTISTMDSFQKIYRPEIYNANAAAGQVYRPSLEEPDYSLTRIVYDREERTRLASEQGQFVEEHFIKPNRQVLEQWTARQAS
- a CDS encoding methionine synthase; the encoded protein is MARLLPTSTAGSLPKPSWLAEPEVLWSPWKLEGEGLAEGKRDALRLALHEQRHAGIDIASDGEQSRQHFVTTFIEHLSGVDFNQRETVRIRDRYEASVPSVVGEVSRQKPVFVEDARFLRGQTDQPIKWALPGPMTMVDTLYDGHYKSREKLAWEFAKALNEEARELEAAGVDIIQFDEPAFNVFFDEVNDWGIATLEKAIDGLTCETAVHICYGYGIKANTDWKKTLGSEWRQYEEVFPRLQKSNIDIVSLECQNARVPMELIELIRGKKVMVGAIDVATQEIETPEEVAATLRKALQFVDAENLYPSTNCGMAPLPRHVARGKMQALAAGAAIVRKEVEG